Proteins from a genomic interval of Oncorhynchus clarkii lewisi isolate Uvic-CL-2024 chromosome 15, UVic_Ocla_1.0, whole genome shotgun sequence:
- the LOC139366895 gene encoding myelin-associated neurite-outgrowth inhibitor-like: MNPVYCPAPTGVPYANQKGHLVGYPAGFPVGYAASPAYAPNMYHPGANHPAFPTGYAPGTPFKMSCSPATGAVPPYSSAPNPYPGAVYPVRSTYPQQNPYAQHQGTYYTQPLYAAPPHVIHHTTVVQPNGMPAAMYAPPMHHPPRPHNGVAMGMVAGTTMAMSAGTLLTHSPNPLAPHQVAMPTYRHPGTPTYSYVPPQW; this comes from the exons ATGAACCCAGTGTACTGCCCTGCACCAACAGGAGTCCCCTATGCCAATCAAAAGGGACATTTAGTAGGATACCCAG CTGGATTCCCTGTGGGCTATGCAGCCTCCCCTGCCTATGCCCCCAACATGTACCACCCTGGAGCCAACCACCCAGCCTTCCCCACAG GTTACGCTCCAGGTACTCCTTTTAAAATGTCCTGCTCGCCCGCCACGGGGGCTGTCCCACCTTACTCCTCGGCACCCAACCCTTACCCTGGAGCAGTATACCCTGTGAGAAGCACCTACCCACAGCAGAACCCCTACGCTCAG catCAAGGCACTTACTACACACAGCCGCTGTACGCAGCCCCGCCCCATgtcatacatcacactacagtggTCCAGCCCAATGGGATGCCAGCAGCCATGTATGCCCCGCCCATGCACCACCCGCCTCGCCCCCACAATGGTGTTGCCATGGGGATGGTAGCAGGGACCACTATGGCCATGTCAGCTG gAACATTGTTGACGCACTCCCCGAATCCCCTCGCCCCCCACCAAGTCGCGATGCCCACATACCGACACCCAGGCACGCCCACCTACAGCTATGTGCCCCCCCAGTGGTGA